The proteins below are encoded in one region of uncultured Eubacteriales bacterium:
- a CDS encoding conserved hypothetical protein (Evidence 4 : Homologs of previously reported genes of unknown function), which yields MDQEKEVCVITGGGSGMGFATAKRLGKRGMRLILASRTASKLLSAVDELTAMGIEAEVCVCDLCEWDSVRALAETAAARGRVTTVIHAAGMSPHMGDAEKIMMGNALGTVHIHDAFYDVIAPGGCLIDTSSMSAYMVPALVMPKGAFKYSQTDRDKFMKRMMARVNLFPAKVRSGVSYGISKYFVIWYAKVEAARFGAKAVRTISITPGNFETPMGELEKDEAQTYLKYNAIKRLGQPDEIAALYEACADPAMGYLTGVDILCDGGCIAGGAGRFK from the coding sequence ATGGATCAGGAGAAAGAAGTATGCGTGATCACCGGCGGCGGAAGCGGAATGGGATTTGCAACTGCCAAACGGCTGGGCAAAAGGGGGATGCGTCTCATCTTGGCAAGCCGCACGGCGTCCAAGCTTCTGAGTGCCGTGGATGAGCTGACCGCCATGGGGATCGAAGCCGAGGTCTGCGTATGTGATCTATGCGAATGGGACAGCGTGCGCGCGCTCGCCGAGACGGCCGCGGCCCGCGGCAGGGTAACGACGGTCATCCACGCCGCCGGTATGTCCCCCCACATGGGAGACGCGGAAAAGATCATGATGGGAAACGCGCTGGGCACGGTCCACATCCACGATGCGTTTTATGACGTGATTGCTCCGGGTGGGTGCCTGATCGATACCTCTTCCATGTCGGCCTATATGGTGCCCGCGCTCGTTATGCCCAAGGGCGCCTTCAAGTACAGCCAAACCGACCGGGACAAGTTTATGAAAAGGATGATGGCGCGGGTTAATCTCTTCCCGGCCAAGGTTCGCTCGGGGGTCTCGTATGGCATATCTAAATATTTCGTAATCTGGTACGCAAAAGTGGAGGCGGCCCGCTTCGGCGCCAAGGCTGTAAGGACCATCTCAATCACCCCCGGAAATTTTGAGACGCCGATGGGTGAATTGGAAAAAGACGAAGCGCAAACGTACCTTAAGTACAACGCCATCAAGCGGCTGGGCCAGCCGGATGAGATCGCGGCGCTCTACGAGGCCTGCGCCGATCCGGCCATGGGATACTTGACCGGAGTCGACATCCTCTGTGACGGCGGATGTATCGCCGGCGGCGCGGGCAGATTCAAATAA
- a CDS encoding conserved exported hypothetical protein (Evidence 4 : Homologs of previously reported genes of unknown function), translated as MKNTLYLLTGAAGFLGSSVCSQLLERGDKVRAFVLPGDKSVKYIPKEVELCEGDLCEAAAVNRFFTIPAGMESIVIHCASMVTVNPDFNQKLVDVNVGGTQNIIAACLNHPECKKLVYVSSTGAIPEAPKGQKIKEVSNFDPEKVVGWYSRTKAMASQEVLDAVRQRGLNACIVQPSGILGPNDYAVGEVTKTVIQIVNGEMPIGMQGSFNLCDVRDLAYGCIMAADKGRKGECYILGNEEVTLKELCRMLHDDLGCRPVRFYLPLGIAGFIAKRMEKKAKKTGKQPIMTSFSVYNLARNNAFDYSKAKKELGYETRPYAETLHDEAQWLKREGKIKATA; from the coding sequence ATGAAAAATACCCTTTACCTTCTTACCGGTGCGGCTGGGTTCCTGGGCAGCAGCGTGTGTAGTCAGCTCCTGGAGCGCGGAGACAAGGTGCGCGCATTCGTCCTGCCCGGCGACAAATCTGTGAAATATATCCCCAAAGAGGTTGAGCTCTGCGAGGGCGACCTGTGCGAGGCCGCCGCTGTAAATCGGTTCTTCACCATTCCCGCGGGCATGGAGTCCATCGTCATCCACTGCGCCAGCATGGTGACGGTGAACCCTGATTTCAACCAGAAACTAGTCGATGTCAACGTCGGCGGGACGCAGAACATTATCGCGGCCTGCCTCAACCATCCTGAGTGCAAAAAGCTGGTTTATGTCAGCAGCACCGGCGCGATTCCCGAGGCACCTAAGGGCCAGAAAATCAAAGAGGTCAGCAATTTCGACCCGGAAAAAGTGGTGGGCTGGTACAGCAGAACCAAGGCCATGGCCTCACAGGAGGTGCTGGACGCGGTCAGGCAGCGGGGGTTAAACGCCTGTATCGTCCAGCCCAGCGGCATCCTGGGCCCCAACGACTACGCAGTGGGCGAGGTGACGAAGACGGTCATCCAGATCGTCAACGGCGAAATGCCCATCGGCATGCAGGGATCCTTCAATCTCTGCGACGTGCGCGATCTCGCCTATGGCTGCATCATGGCGGCCGACAAGGGCCGAAAGGGCGAATGCTACATCCTCGGCAACGAGGAGGTTACGCTGAAAGAACTCTGCCGGATGCTCCACGACGACCTCGGGTGCAGGCCGGTCAGATTTTATCTGCCCCTAGGCATCGCCGGTTTCATCGCCAAGAGAATGGAGAAGAAAGCGAAAAAGACCGGAAAGCAGCCGATTATGACCAGTTTTTCCGTCTACAACCTCGCCCGCAACAACGCCTTTGACTATAGCAAGGCGAAAAAGGAATTGGGCTATGAAACCCGCCCTTATGCGGAGACGCTGCACGACGAAGCGCAGTGGCTCAAACGTGAGGGCAAAATCAAGGCGACTGCCTGA
- a CDS encoding conserved hypothetical protein (Evidence 4 : Homologs of previously reported genes of unknown function): protein MNKFMKANMKIEKAVVSGYKAIEAGVVGVYQKIEDGAVNGYKKIEHKFVKAFLTPDDGEERREE from the coding sequence ATGAACAAGTTTATGAAAGCGAACATGAAAATCGAAAAGGCCGTCGTTTCCGGCTACAAAGCCATAGAAGCCGGGGTAGTTGGGGTCTACCAAAAAATAGAGGACGGAGCGGTCAACGGTTACAAAAAGATCGAGCATAAGTTCGTCAAGGCGTTCCTGACGCCGGACGACGGAGAGGAGCGTAGGGAAGAATGA
- a CDS encoding conserved membrane hypothetical protein (Evidence 4 : Homologs of previously reported genes of unknown function), with protein sequence MKKSNFVAMILGSIGGIFTAVGMCMCLLPEWNAFQPGVVMGCIGLVIFLITVAVWRKMENKAPIHMSGKTVATALLGVVGALLLGVGMCLVMVWSSLVPGIIVGIVGIALLLSLIPLVKGLK encoded by the coding sequence ATGAAAAAAAGCAATTTTGTTGCAATGATCTTAGGGAGCATCGGAGGCATCTTCACCGCTGTCGGCATGTGTATGTGCCTGCTGCCGGAGTGGAACGCCTTTCAGCCAGGCGTAGTCATGGGGTGCATTGGCCTTGTGATTTTTCTGATTACGGTAGCGGTCTGGCGCAAAATGGAGAACAAAGCGCCCATCCATATGTCGGGAAAAACCGTCGCAACTGCTCTTCTCGGCGTTGTCGGCGCCCTTCTGCTGGGCGTGGGCATGTGCCTGGTCATGGTGTGGAGCAGCCTGGTACCCGGTATCATCGTCGGCATCGTGGGCATTGCCCTGTTGCTCTCCCTTATTCCGCTGGTAAAGGGGCTGAAGTAA